One window of Thermocoleostomius sinensis A174 genomic DNA carries:
- a CDS encoding MBL fold metallo-hydrolase, whose amino-acid sequence MIDEMPDVCPFCGATHDHFVAWDEAERTYRVTPYRVNEYVTQLLSVPRLGFEHAAYRIETKEGAVWIDCPSAFNRDLEPIEAIYFTHKDFMGASNQYRELWGAKVHLHALDAKIPIAKPFPVDRPFDSDFTERGIEAFHIGGHSPGFTLYIYRKVLFICDYAFPPGSQMRLNPFGPQQETRDQAARILEVISGRTLETVCGYNFITEFESWREDFKHLLTV is encoded by the coding sequence ATGATAGATGAGATGCCAGATGTCTGCCCCTTTTGTGGCGCAACCCATGATCATTTTGTCGCTTGGGATGAGGCAGAGCGAACCTATCGCGTCACTCCATACCGCGTCAATGAGTATGTCACACAATTGCTGTCTGTGCCTCGTCTGGGGTTTGAACACGCAGCTTATCGCATAGAAACCAAGGAGGGTGCGGTTTGGATTGATTGTCCATCCGCATTTAATCGAGACTTGGAGCCAATCGAGGCAATCTACTTTACCCACAAGGATTTCATGGGTGCATCCAACCAATATCGTGAACTTTGGGGCGCAAAAGTCCATCTGCACGCGCTGGATGCCAAGATTCCGATCGCTAAACCCTTTCCGGTCGATCGCCCCTTTGACAGTGACTTTACCGAACGTGGCATTGAAGCGTTCCATATTGGTGGACACTCACCGGGCTTCACGTTGTACATCTACCGCAAGGTGTTGTTTATCTGTGACTACGCCTTTCCACCCGGATCTCAAATGCGACTCAATCCGTTTGGGCCGCAACAAGAGACCCGCGATCAAGCGGCCCGAATACTAGAGGTGATTTCCGGGCGAACACTGGAGACGGTCTGCGGCTACAACTTCATTACGGAATTTGAGAGCTGGCGTGAAGATTTCAAACACCTACTTACAGTTTGA
- a CDS encoding GNAT family N-acetyltransferase: MNMKIRQEVASDVETIRFLISEAFLNAPHTSHTEHVIVDALRNSGNLTISLVAEVNCQVIGHVAISPVSISDGSQNWYGLGPIAVIPEYQGRGIGSQLVEQALASLRDRGASGCVLVGNPEYYSRFGFKAEPSLVLPNIPPEYFQVISFGTRIPSGIVSYHESFNV, encoded by the coding sequence ATGAATATGAAAATTCGCCAAGAAGTTGCTTCTGATGTTGAAACCATTAGATTTTTAATATCAGAAGCATTCCTCAATGCGCCCCATACTAGCCACACTGAGCATGTAATTGTTGATGCGTTGCGGAATTCAGGAAACCTAACCATTTCTCTTGTTGCCGAAGTAAATTGTCAAGTTATTGGACATGTAGCCATATCTCCGGTTTCCATTTCCGATGGCAGTCAGAATTGGTACGGTCTTGGCCCGATCGCTGTCATTCCTGAATATCAAGGCAGGGGCATTGGGTCACAGCTTGTAGAACAGGCATTGGCTAGCCTGCGCGATCGAGGTGCATCTGGGTGTGTGTTGGTAGGCAACCCTGAGTACTATAGCCGTTTTGGTTTCAAGGCAGAGCCGAGTCTGGTTCTACCAAACATTCCACCTGAATACTTCCAGGTAATTTCATTTGGCACACGAATACCCAGTGGAATTGTCTCATATCATGAATCATTTAATGTGTAG
- a CDS encoding helix-turn-helix transcriptional regulator has protein sequence MATSEALKIHLTGEELSKLYPNKALLSNDSTDWGGLYLHYYRQPPFEMVEHFCPQHRLVIHNRTLQSPIVETFEGKKYLNLASPGTVRVLTANARTSAYWESEHQFMMLAFEPELLTRQLTDTTESNPVELLPIINPSDPLIYHIGLTLIAELKSGSMGGRLYVDAMKIALMAHLLRHYSVRNYALSSITNGLSRHTLRQVVDYIHDHLDQNLSLEMLAKIAHMSPSYFSRLFKQSTGLSPHQYVIQCRIDRAKQLLRQGKLSIAEIAHSLGFTHQSHLNYHFKRSVGSSPKAFLKSQ, from the coding sequence ATGGCGACAAGCGAAGCGCTGAAGATTCATCTAACTGGGGAAGAGCTTTCAAAGCTCTATCCAAACAAGGCACTGCTGTCCAACGATTCGACGGATTGGGGTGGACTTTACCTGCACTATTACCGCCAGCCTCCCTTCGAAATGGTGGAGCATTTCTGTCCTCAGCATCGGCTGGTGATTCACAATCGCACTTTACAGTCGCCCATCGTTGAAACTTTTGAGGGGAAAAAATATCTCAATCTGGCGAGTCCTGGAACCGTGAGAGTGTTGACTGCCAATGCTCGCACCTCAGCATATTGGGAGTCAGAGCATCAGTTCATGATGCTGGCATTTGAACCAGAGTTATTGACACGGCAACTCACCGATACAACGGAGTCCAACCCTGTAGAACTGCTGCCCATCATCAACCCGTCCGACCCTTTGATTTACCACATTGGGCTAACGCTAATTGCAGAATTGAAATCAGGTAGTATGGGAGGGCGTTTGTATGTCGATGCTATGAAAATCGCATTAATGGCGCATCTGTTAAGACATTATTCTGTTCGCAACTATGCTCTGTCATCAATCACCAACGGTTTATCTCGACATACACTACGACAAGTAGTGGACTATATTCATGATCATCTCGATCAAAATCTATCACTAGAAATGTTAGCCAAGATCGCGCACATGAGTCCGAGTTATTTCTCCCGATTGTTCAAACAATCGACTGGATTATCGCCGCATCAGTATGTGATTCAGTGCCGCATCGATCGGGCTAAACAGTTGCTGCGACAGGGCAAACTCAGTATTGCAGAAATTGCTCACTCTTTAGGCTTTACGCATCAGAGCCATCTCAACTATCACTTCAAACGCTCAGTTGGCAGCAGTCCTAAAGCATTTCTCAAAAGTCAATAA
- a CDS encoding sigma factor-like helix-turn-helix DNA-binding protein, with protein sequence MTQQTGDPTAQVELADSLAMAFLVVLERLSPIERAVFLLRDVFEYDYDEIAQMVGKSPANCRQILRRSRQHITSQRPRFPVSRQQQEQVADQFLEAYTQGNLQDLLLLLAKDVTFWSDGGGQVTAALKPLQGAMKVARFFLAIRRKWLITPVAQVVEVNGQPGIVIMAEGCVQSVMTFEIVDGCIQSIYTMRNPEKLQQFTDALSATPRDRRKSVNIKSFRLHIKTS encoded by the coding sequence TTGACTCAACAAACTGGTGATCCAACTGCTCAGGTGGAGTTAGCTGACTCGCTTGCGATGGCATTTTTAGTCGTGCTGGAGCGATTGTCACCGATCGAACGAGCTGTATTTTTGCTGCGGGATGTGTTTGAGTATGACTATGACGAAATTGCTCAGATGGTTGGGAAAAGTCCAGCCAATTGTCGTCAAATCTTGCGGCGATCGCGACAACACATTACCTCTCAACGTCCCCGCTTTCCAGTTTCCCGCCAGCAACAGGAGCAGGTTGCAGACCAATTCCTGGAAGCCTATACCCAGGGCAATTTACAAGATCTGCTGTTGCTTTTGGCAAAGGATGTCACCTTCTGGTCGGATGGAGGGGGGCAGGTAACAGCAGCTCTGAAACCTTTGCAGGGTGCGATGAAAGTCGCTCGATTCTTTTTAGCTATCCGCCGCAAGTGGTTGATCACACCCGTTGCTCAGGTCGTGGAGGTTAATGGACAACCGGGTATCGTCATCATGGCAGAAGGTTGCGTTCAAAGTGTGATGACCTTTGAGATTGTAGACGGTTGCATTCAATCCATCTACACCATGCGAAACCCGGAAAAATTGCAGCAGTTTACCGACGCTCTTTCCGCAACACCCCGCGATCGCAGGAAGTCTGTTAATATAAAGTCATTTCGACTACATATAAAAACATCTTAG
- a CDS encoding SDR family oxidoreductase, giving the protein MKIFVAGATGAIGRPLIAQLLAQGHDVVGLTRSSEKARTLAEQGAEAAIADVFDADAIHSVIAICQILFVHDYDSPLH; this is encoded by the coding sequence ATGAAAATCTTTGTTGCAGGTGCAACCGGAGCGATCGGTCGTCCGCTGATTGCCCAATTGCTGGCTCAAGGACATGATGTGGTAGGGTTGACTCGCTCTTCAGAAAAAGCCAGGACTTTAGCTGAACAAGGGGCGGAAGCGGCGATTGCCGATGTGTTTGATGCCGATGCAATTCACAGCGTCATCGCAATCTGCCAGATCCTATTTGTCCACGATTATGACTCGCCTTTGCATTGA
- a CDS encoding RidA family protein yields MQRTVINPKTVFNSLQYGFSQAVIVPSGRRVVLSGQVGVDAEENTVGTDISTQITVALNNIEAILAEIDADLSYVVVLRIYIVDSAKNDQQKITEALLERFPVNPPATSWVLVCGLSEPEWLVELEAEAVLPDKN; encoded by the coding sequence ATGCAGAGAACTGTAATTAACCCTAAAACGGTGTTCAATTCATTACAATATGGCTTCAGTCAAGCGGTAATTGTTCCAAGTGGGCGACGAGTTGTTTTATCAGGACAAGTCGGAGTCGATGCAGAGGAAAATACTGTAGGCACCGATATTTCTACTCAGATCACGGTAGCTCTAAACAACATAGAAGCAATTCTCGCTGAGATTGATGCTGACCTTTCGTATGTTGTGGTTTTGCGTATCTACATTGTGGATTCGGCAAAGAATGATCAGCAAAAGATTACAGAGGCTTTATTAGAACGCTTCCCTGTCAATCCTCCGGCTACTTCCTGGGTGCTTGTTTGCGGTTTATCGGAACCGGAATGGTTAGTCGAGCTTGAAGCTGAAGCAGTGTTGCCTGATAAAAACTAG
- a CDS encoding YybH family protein gives MGEFSLKDKESINSLRAKQIFAIENGDANSYRALCTDDILLMLQGNDVVAGKSDFYETELKLFSNVKFESIKQTPIRIERQGNLAVEVRLQELVVAASAESPKDYKSDRKYSHVLRKTIDGWCFAVLMSNNSE, from the coding sequence ATTGGGGAGTTTTCGTTAAAAGATAAGGAGTCGATTAACTCCCTTCGCGCAAAACAGATTTTCGCCATTGAGAATGGCGACGCAAATTCCTATCGTGCTCTTTGTACTGACGACATCTTACTGATGCTGCAAGGAAATGATGTTGTCGCTGGCAAATCAGACTTCTATGAAACTGAGTTGAAGCTGTTCAGCAACGTCAAGTTTGAATCAATCAAGCAAACTCCGATTCGCATCGAACGGCAGGGTAATTTGGCTGTCGAGGTTAGACTACAAGAACTAGTTGTTGCTGCGTCCGCAGAGTCTCCCAAGGATTACAAAAGCGATCGCAAGTATTCTCACGTCTTGCGAAAAACCATTGATGGATGGTGCTTTGCAGTTCTCATGTCCAACAACAGTGAGTAA